A single Micromonospora luteifusca DNA region contains:
- a CDS encoding BTAD domain-containing putative transcriptional regulator, whose translation MQITTLGPLAVDGQPVRGERLAAVIRALADARGRAVSTSLLVDAVWDGAPPDDATGAVQALVSRVRRLGLPVVAVPGGYRLTTEDVTVDAVEARALVDQARTVLGSGDVRAARNLADQARALFPEVPELSTAEDTRLFADVAALRAQAALAGAGAFDEVDLSRLVARTPPDEPSAALLVQVLAAQGREAEALEMVERLRAELADRYGIDPSPVIAQVHLSLLRGELAAPAVVTPPRQPARIALPPAWRRRLTALVGRERDVETVGEALAEVALVTIVATGGAGKTRLAAEVARRAAAAGRAVRVVELAGLRSSDEVLPTVLAALGGADTAVAGGNLGLERRVLNPEERLRAVAPDLDGLVVLDNCEHVLDAVATVVADLLAVTSPEVAVLATSRAPLGLAGEQVHRLTALPDADALSLIESRARAGGAVPTWDTARTLALCHRLDNLPLALELAAARLRHMPIDDVLAGLTDRFALLDDALRGLPDRHASLWAMVDWSRELLAPDDRALLQRIAVIPAPFTADLAAAVAQRTDVRRGLATLVEQSLLTLVEGDGPPRYRMLETVREYGEARLDAAGDRAPAMAGLVGWARAEAAALAGRFVGPGQVEALDRCAAEQDNLLAGLRWALGQDDEPAAVDVATALFHLWTVRGLHLEVLAWARGLLNVDHPERRQRSAILRGRASGRPLPDADRLAWTCVVISVNSGISGELRLAALARRALRTLLAERPAEVSPRLTALASALPDFDRSDLERSLKSAGEMIGHPDPYVQGLGLFARAAVRENGGMSEDSIVDAEQAYHRFEVVGDHWGMAVAAQAAGHFFAPRGDARSTDWLARSVRHMDLLGATQDARSIRVMLDVQLALAGDPEAERRLGETATPSHAELTDVAQARLGLAQLAWQRGRYDDALAHADEVTRTLAGWTGRPVQPRVILRVAVAVLYLRVAETRRVPGTEAAVQAAALLSLARDEALASKDLPVIGAWASGGAELAACRDDVGAARALSALATRIGTHIEMFFPAGKGERLNAALGDEEQREPLLAAWREEPVAAAVTRIRELMDDLLA comes from the coding sequence GTGCAGATCACGACCCTCGGCCCACTCGCCGTCGACGGCCAGCCCGTTCGGGGTGAACGGCTCGCGGCGGTGATCCGCGCGCTCGCCGACGCGCGTGGCCGGGCAGTCTCCACGAGCCTGCTCGTGGACGCCGTGTGGGACGGCGCGCCGCCCGACGACGCGACCGGCGCCGTCCAGGCGCTCGTGTCCCGGGTGCGCCGTCTCGGGCTGCCCGTGGTCGCGGTGCCAGGCGGATACCGTCTGACCACCGAGGACGTCACCGTCGACGCGGTCGAGGCGCGGGCGCTCGTCGATCAGGCGCGGACCGTGCTCGGCAGCGGCGACGTCCGCGCCGCCCGCAACCTGGCCGATCAGGCGCGTGCCCTGTTCCCCGAGGTCCCGGAGCTCAGCACCGCAGAGGACACGCGACTGTTCGCGGACGTCGCCGCGCTGCGCGCGCAGGCGGCACTCGCCGGTGCGGGGGCGTTCGACGAGGTCGACCTGAGCCGCCTCGTCGCGCGTACGCCCCCGGACGAGCCGTCCGCCGCCCTGCTCGTCCAGGTGCTCGCCGCCCAGGGGCGCGAGGCGGAAGCACTGGAGATGGTGGAGCGACTCCGGGCCGAACTGGCCGACCGGTACGGCATCGACCCGTCACCCGTGATCGCACAGGTGCATCTGTCGTTGCTGCGCGGCGAACTCGCCGCACCGGCGGTCGTGACGCCACCCCGGCAGCCGGCGCGGATCGCCCTGCCCCCCGCGTGGCGGCGACGGCTGACCGCCCTCGTCGGTCGCGAGCGCGACGTCGAGACCGTGGGCGAGGCGCTGGCCGAGGTGGCCCTGGTGACGATCGTGGCGACCGGCGGTGCCGGCAAGACCCGCCTGGCCGCCGAGGTGGCCCGGCGCGCGGCGGCGGCCGGGCGGGCGGTACGGGTGGTCGAACTCGCCGGCCTGCGCTCGTCCGACGAGGTGCTGCCCACGGTGCTCGCGGCACTCGGTGGCGCGGACACCGCGGTGGCCGGGGGCAACCTGGGCCTTGAACGGCGGGTTCTCAATCCCGAGGAACGGCTGCGCGCCGTGGCGCCGGATCTCGACGGACTGGTCGTGTTGGACAACTGCGAGCACGTCCTCGACGCGGTGGCCACCGTCGTTGCGGACCTCCTCGCGGTGACCTCGCCGGAGGTCGCGGTGCTCGCGACGAGTCGGGCCCCACTGGGCCTGGCCGGTGAGCAGGTCCACCGACTGACCGCGCTACCCGACGCCGATGCGCTCTCGCTGATCGAGTCCCGGGCACGGGCCGGTGGCGCGGTGCCGACCTGGGACACGGCACGGACGCTCGCGCTGTGCCACCGACTCGACAACCTGCCACTGGCGCTCGAACTGGCCGCCGCGCGACTGCGGCACATGCCGATCGACGATGTGCTCGCCGGGCTGACCGACCGGTTCGCGCTGCTCGACGACGCGCTGCGCGGCCTGCCCGACCGCCACGCGAGCCTGTGGGCGATGGTCGACTGGAGTCGGGAGCTTCTCGCCCCCGACGACCGTGCGCTGCTGCAGCGGATCGCGGTCATTCCCGCGCCGTTCACTGCGGACCTCGCCGCCGCGGTCGCGCAGAGGACGGACGTACGGCGAGGGCTCGCGACGCTCGTCGAACAGTCCCTGCTGACCCTGGTCGAGGGCGACGGGCCACCCCGCTACCGGATGCTCGAAACCGTCCGTGAGTACGGCGAAGCTCGCCTGGACGCCGCAGGTGACCGTGCTCCGGCGATGGCGGGCCTCGTCGGTTGGGCCCGGGCGGAGGCCGCCGCGCTCGCCGGCCGCTTCGTCGGCCCCGGCCAGGTCGAGGCGCTCGACCGCTGCGCCGCCGAGCAGGACAACCTGCTCGCGGGCCTGCGGTGGGCACTGGGGCAGGACGACGAGCCCGCCGCCGTCGACGTCGCCACCGCGTTGTTCCACCTCTGGACCGTGCGTGGCCTGCACCTCGAAGTCCTCGCGTGGGCGCGGGGGCTGCTGAACGTCGATCACCCGGAGCGGCGACAGCGGTCGGCCATCCTGCGGGGCCGGGCCAGCGGCCGGCCACTGCCCGACGCCGATCGACTCGCCTGGACGTGCGTGGTGATCAGCGTGAACTCCGGCATCAGTGGCGAGCTGCGGCTCGCCGCGCTCGCCCGGCGGGCCCTGCGGACGCTCCTGGCCGAGCGACCCGCCGAAGTGTCGCCCCGGCTGACCGCGCTCGCGTCGGCGTTGCCCGACTTCGACAGGTCCGATCTGGAGCGGAGCCTGAAGAGCGCGGGCGAGATGATCGGGCATCCGGACCCGTACGTGCAGGGACTCGGCCTGTTCGCGCGCGCGGCGGTACGGGAGAACGGCGGCATGTCGGAGGATTCGATAGTCGACGCCGAGCAGGCGTACCACCGCTTCGAGGTCGTCGGTGACCACTGGGGAATGGCGGTGGCGGCGCAGGCCGCCGGGCACTTCTTCGCCCCGCGCGGTGACGCCCGCTCCACCGACTGGTTGGCGCGCAGCGTCCGCCACATGGATCTCCTCGGAGCGACACAGGACGCCCGGTCGATCCGGGTGATGCTGGACGTTCAGCTCGCCCTCGCCGGCGACCCGGAGGCAGAGCGGCGCCTGGGTGAGACCGCCACACCGAGCCACGCTGAGCTGACGGACGTCGCGCAGGCGCGTCTCGGCCTGGCCCAACTGGCGTGGCAGCGAGGACGGTACGACGACGCACTCGCCCACGCCGACGAGGTGACCCGCACCCTCGCCGGGTGGACCGGGCGGCCGGTTCAGCCGCGCGTCATACTCCGGGTCGCGGTGGCGGTCCTCTACCTACGCGTGGCCGAGACGCGGCGGGTGCCCGGGACCGAGGCCGCCGTCCAGGCCGCCGCGTTGCTGTCGCTCGCTCGCGACGAAGCGCTGGCCTCGAAGGACCTTCCGGTGATCGGGGCGTGGGCCTCCGGCGGCGCGGAACTCGCCGCGTGCCGCGACGACGTCGGCGCCGCCCGCGCGCTGTCCGCACTCGCGACGCGCATCGGCACCCACATCGAGATGTTCTTCCCCGCCGGGAAGGGCGAACGGCTCAACGCCGCCCTCGGAGACGAGGAGCAGCGTGAGCCGTTGCTGGCCGCGTGGCGTGAGGAGCCGGTCGCCGCGGCCGTCACCCGCATCCGCGAGCTGATGGACGACCTGCTCGCCTGA
- a CDS encoding ABC transporter permease — protein sequence MSTLIDAPPARSRRLSNSVPNPRPFRLLRHSLALAKRSLIKTWRTPEALIDVTLQPVLFLIIFVYVFGGAVAGSTHDYLQFLLPGILAQTIATGAIAIGVNLNTDIAKGIFDRFRSLPIPRSAPLVGAVLGDVVRYVIVTVSTLAIGYVMGFRIDTDPFRAIAGCLLAVLFALCLSWLPVLVSMKVRTAGAVQGVMFALIMPLSFASNVFVGADTLPGWMQAFVDVNPMTHLVASVRGLFLGTPLGNHVWWTLAWCAGFVALFMPLALRAYRKKV from the coding sequence ATGAGCACTCTGATCGACGCCCCACCCGCGAGAAGCCGTCGGCTCTCGAACTCCGTACCGAACCCACGGCCGTTCCGGCTGCTCAGGCACTCGTTGGCGCTCGCCAAGCGCAGCCTCATCAAGACCTGGCGTACGCCAGAGGCGCTCATCGACGTCACCCTGCAACCGGTGCTGTTCCTCATCATCTTCGTGTACGTCTTCGGCGGCGCCGTCGCCGGATCCACCCACGACTACCTGCAGTTCCTGCTGCCCGGCATCCTGGCGCAGACGATCGCCACCGGTGCCATCGCGATCGGCGTCAACCTCAACACCGACATCGCCAAGGGCATCTTCGACCGGTTCCGGTCGTTGCCGATCCCCCGCTCGGCACCACTGGTCGGCGCGGTCCTCGGCGACGTCGTCCGGTACGTCATCGTCACCGTGTCGACCCTCGCGATCGGCTACGTGATGGGTTTCCGGATCGACACCGACCCGTTCCGGGCGATCGCCGGTTGTCTGCTCGCGGTGCTGTTCGCGCTCTGCCTGAGCTGGCTGCCGGTGCTCGTGTCGATGAAGGTGCGGACCGCCGGTGCCGTGCAGGGCGTGATGTTCGCGCTGATCATGCCACTGAGCTTCGCGTCCAACGTGTTCGTCGGCGCCGACACCCTGCCGGGCTGGATGCAGGCCTTCGTGGACGTCAACCCGATGACCCACCTGGTGGCGTCGGTACGCGGACTGTTCCTCGGCACCCCGCTCGGCAACCACGTGTGGTGGACGCTCGCCTGGTGCGCCGGCTTCGTGGCGCTGTTCATGCCGCTGGCGCTGCGCGCGTACCGCAAGAAGGTCTAG
- a CDS encoding SDR family oxidoreductase: MTVDNITENGQNGIDRDRLEACLSVFEALEELPSDHPDVVRVQRATARLYKVIKQRRREERRDAILAADRAVTEATATGAPGRIDDETQGIPLASSAAGETAGFLHNPRGCYVCKQRYREVDAFYHQLCPSCAALNRERRDARTDLTGRRALLTGGRAKIGMYIALRLLRDGAHTTVTTRFPHDAVRRFAAMPDSGDWLHRLRIVGIDLRDPAQVIALADSVSSQGPLDILINNAAQTVRRSPGAYAQLIAAEAAALPDGPLPELITFAKPDSQGGPVGSLTAGPQSTALTPHALTALALTSGSASPERIAASTAIDAGGLVPDLDSVNSWVQRVQEVDPVELLEVQLCNVTAPFVLVSRLRPAMAAASARRKYVVNVSAMEGQFGRGYKGPGHPHTNMAKAALNMLTRTSAQEMLTDGILMTSVDTGWITDERPHPTKMRLADEGFHAPLDLVDGAARVYDPIVRGELGEDLYGCFLKDYAPCAW, encoded by the coding sequence ATGACGGTGGACAACATTACCGAAAACGGTCAAAACGGCATTGACCGAGACCGGCTGGAGGCCTGCCTCAGCGTCTTCGAGGCGTTGGAGGAGCTGCCCTCCGACCACCCCGACGTGGTGCGGGTGCAGCGGGCAACCGCACGCCTCTACAAGGTGATCAAGCAGCGACGACGCGAGGAACGGCGAGACGCCATCCTCGCGGCCGACCGGGCAGTGACGGAAGCCACCGCCACCGGTGCCCCGGGCCGGATCGACGACGAGACCCAGGGCATCCCCCTCGCGTCCTCCGCGGCGGGCGAGACGGCCGGGTTCCTGCACAATCCGCGCGGCTGCTACGTCTGTAAGCAGCGCTACCGCGAGGTGGACGCCTTCTACCACCAGCTCTGCCCGTCCTGCGCAGCGCTCAACCGGGAGCGCCGCGACGCCCGTACCGACCTGACCGGCCGGCGCGCGCTGCTCACCGGCGGCCGGGCGAAGATCGGCATGTACATCGCGCTGCGGTTGCTGCGCGACGGCGCGCACACGACGGTGACCACGCGCTTCCCGCACGACGCGGTCCGCCGGTTCGCGGCCATGCCCGACAGCGGGGACTGGCTGCACCGCCTGCGCATCGTCGGAATCGACCTGCGTGACCCCGCCCAGGTGATCGCCCTCGCCGACTCGGTCAGCAGCCAGGGCCCCCTCGACATCCTGATCAACAACGCGGCGCAGACCGTCCGCCGCTCCCCCGGGGCGTACGCGCAGCTCATCGCCGCGGAGGCCGCGGCCCTGCCGGACGGCCCGCTGCCGGAGCTGATCACGTTCGCCAAGCCGGACAGCCAGGGCGGCCCGGTCGGCAGCCTGACCGCCGGGCCGCAGTCGACCGCGCTCACCCCACACGCGCTCACCGCGCTCGCCCTGACCAGCGGCTCGGCCTCGCCGGAACGGATCGCCGCGTCCACGGCCATCGACGCCGGAGGTCTCGTGCCCGACCTCGACTCGGTCAACAGCTGGGTCCAGCGGGTGCAGGAGGTGGACCCCGTCGAGCTGCTCGAAGTGCAGCTGTGCAACGTCACCGCGCCGTTCGTGCTGGTCAGCCGACTCCGCCCGGCCATGGCCGCAGCGTCGGCCCGCCGCAAATACGTGGTGAACGTGTCGGCGATGGAGGGCCAGTTCGGCCGCGGCTACAAGGGTCCGGGGCACCCGCACACCAACATGGCCAAGGCCGCGCTGAACATGTTGACCCGCACCAGCGCGCAGGAGATGCTGACCGACGGCATCCTGATGACCAGCGTCGACACGGGCTGGATCACCGACGAACGGCCGCACCCGACAAAGATGCGGCTGGCCGACGAGGGCTTCCACGCCCCGCTGGACCTGGTCGACGGTGCGGCCCGGGTGTACGACCCGATCGTCCGCGGCGAGCTGGGCGAGGACCTGTACGGCTGTTTCCTGAAGGACTACGCGCCCTGCGCCTGGTGA
- a CDS encoding siderophore-interacting protein — MTTTLPIAPWRVFAVTVRAVRRLSPSFARVTFTGADLDRFADNGYDQRIKLALPLPGQHGVTLPEGADWYAQWRALPEHLRNPIRTYTVRAVRPHLAEVDVDLVLHGDSGPATRWARRVDAGDHIAMVGPDAGYDGDHGGVEFRPPTGATLLLAGDETAVPAISAICERLPLAARGTVVLEVPDADDVLPLVAPPGVDVRWLSRGVSGYGSRLVPAVADAAGELLAPGTTPAAQPVPDVDVDTEILWEVPDEVAAAPLYAWLAGEAGVIRHLRRHLVAERGLDRRAVAFMGYWRLGRADTD; from the coding sequence ATGACCACGACCCTGCCCATCGCGCCGTGGCGCGTGTTCGCCGTCACCGTGCGCGCGGTACGCCGGCTCAGCCCGTCCTTCGCCCGGGTGACCTTCACCGGGGCAGACCTCGACCGCTTCGCCGACAACGGTTACGACCAGCGGATCAAGCTGGCGCTGCCGCTGCCCGGTCAGCACGGGGTGACCCTGCCAGAGGGAGCGGACTGGTACGCGCAGTGGCGAGCCCTGCCGGAGCACCTGCGCAACCCGATACGCACATACACCGTGCGGGCGGTCCGACCGCACCTGGCCGAGGTCGACGTCGACCTGGTGCTGCACGGTGACAGCGGCCCGGCGACGCGTTGGGCTCGGCGGGTGGACGCCGGGGACCACATCGCCATGGTCGGGCCGGACGCCGGTTACGACGGCGACCACGGCGGGGTCGAGTTCCGACCGCCGACGGGGGCCACCCTGCTGCTGGCCGGGGACGAAACGGCCGTGCCGGCGATCAGCGCCATCTGCGAGCGGCTTCCCCTCGCCGCCCGGGGCACGGTGGTCCTGGAGGTGCCCGACGCCGACGACGTGCTGCCCCTGGTGGCTCCCCCCGGCGTCGACGTGCGCTGGCTCTCCCGGGGCGTCAGCGGATACGGCAGCCGGCTGGTGCCCGCCGTCGCCGACGCGGCGGGCGAACTGCTGGCCCCGGGCACGACGCCTGCCGCCCAGCCGGTCCCCGACGTGGACGTCGACACCGAGATCCTGTGGGAGGTGCCCGACGAGGTGGCCGCAGCACCGCTGTACGCGTGGCTGGCCGGAGAGGCCGGCGTCATCCGTCACCTGCGCCGGCACCTGGTCGCCGAGCGGGGCCTGGACCGGCGGGCGGTGGCCTTCATGGGCTACTGGCGTCTTGGCCGCGCCGACACCGACTGA
- a CDS encoding ABC transporter ATP-binding protein, with amino-acid sequence MQSELASANGEYSLSGVDLRLGYHGVPVVHDAVIGLRAGAVTALVGPNGSGKSTLLRALARLHPIDAGLVHLADGVASASLPSREFARRVTLLAQSRPVPSGVTVRDVVGYGRHPYRGRWRAEDPSGPAAIARAMDVTGVATMAERPVDELSGGELQRVWLATCLAQDTPVLLLDEPTTFLDLRYQVEILDLVRDLADDHGVAVGVVLHDLNQAAAVADEVVLLHQGRVRATGTPTTVLTEDALTETYGIRIEVTSDPESGLVTTRPLGRHSTRVPV; translated from the coding sequence ATGCAGAGCGAGTTGGCGTCGGCCAACGGGGAGTACAGCCTGTCCGGCGTCGATCTCCGTCTGGGCTATCACGGTGTGCCGGTGGTGCACGACGCCGTGATCGGCCTTCGCGCGGGTGCCGTGACCGCGCTGGTGGGTCCCAATGGCAGCGGCAAGTCCACCCTGCTGCGGGCCCTGGCCCGGCTGCATCCGATCGACGCCGGCCTGGTTCACCTCGCCGACGGCGTCGCATCCGCCAGCCTCCCGTCGAGGGAGTTCGCTCGTCGGGTCACCCTGCTCGCCCAGAGCCGACCGGTGCCCAGCGGGGTCACCGTCCGTGACGTCGTGGGTTATGGCCGCCACCCCTACCGGGGGCGCTGGCGCGCCGAGGATCCGAGCGGTCCCGCCGCCATCGCCCGCGCCATGGATGTCACCGGCGTCGCCACCATGGCCGAGCGTCCCGTCGACGAACTCTCCGGAGGCGAGCTGCAGCGGGTGTGGCTGGCCACCTGCCTGGCCCAGGACACCCCGGTGCTGCTCCTCGACGAGCCCACCACATTCCTCGACCTGCGCTACCAGGTGGAGATCCTCGACCTGGTGCGTGACCTCGCCGACGACCACGGCGTCGCCGTCGGCGTCGTGCTGCACGACCTCAACCAGGCAGCCGCCGTGGCCGACGAAGTGGTTCTGCTGCACCAGGGCCGCGTCCGCGCCACCGGCACCCCGACCACCGTCCTCACCGAGGACGCCCTGACCGAGACCTACGGAATTCGCATCGAGGTGACCAGCGATCCGGAGAGCGGACTGGTCACCACCCGCCCCCTGGGGCGGCACTCGACCCGCGTCCCGGTCTGA
- a CDS encoding ABC transporter substrate-binding protein, with the protein MTRTRFTALIAVVAALTLGACGTTENAAAPASSPSPAGGPVTVTDSRGKAVTLKAPATKVVGLEWGEVEMLVSLGVMPVGVADPKGYGTWVTAAKLDPSVKDVGTRGEPSVDSIVALQPDLVVMEGDGTANLIDQLEKYVPVVVAKGSDATDNLGRMRADLNMIAKAVGRTAAAEKLLVDFDAAIADGRKKIADAGAAGRPFAIADGWKEGSTVSIRMFGAGALVSQIGIQLGLTNAWTGRTDEAWGLGQTDVEGMTVLKDPNLHLFYNASDGTDVFADGLAANAIWKSLPFVRQGNLHKMPDGIWTFGGPLSGKQYIDEFLKTYTA; encoded by the coding sequence ATGACCCGTACCCGTTTCACCGCCCTCATCGCCGTGGTGGCCGCGCTGACGCTCGGCGCCTGCGGCACCACCGAGAACGCCGCGGCCCCCGCATCCTCCCCGTCGCCGGCCGGCGGCCCGGTCACCGTCACCGACAGCCGCGGCAAGGCCGTCACCCTCAAGGCCCCGGCAACCAAGGTCGTCGGCCTGGAGTGGGGTGAGGTCGAGATGCTGGTCAGCCTGGGTGTCATGCCCGTCGGCGTCGCCGACCCCAAGGGCTACGGCACGTGGGTCACCGCCGCCAAGCTCGACCCGAGCGTCAAGGACGTCGGCACCCGCGGCGAGCCGAGCGTCGACTCGATCGTCGCTCTCCAGCCCGATCTGGTGGTGATGGAGGGCGACGGGACCGCCAACCTGATCGACCAACTGGAGAAGTACGTGCCCGTCGTGGTCGCCAAGGGCAGCGACGCCACCGACAACCTCGGCCGGATGCGCGCGGACCTCAACATGATCGCGAAGGCCGTCGGCAGGACCGCTGCGGCGGAGAAGCTGCTCGTCGACTTCGACGCGGCCATCGCCGACGGCAGGAAAAAGATCGCCGACGCCGGGGCCGCCGGCCGGCCGTTCGCCATCGCCGACGGTTGGAAGGAGGGCAGCACCGTCAGCATCCGGATGTTCGGCGCGGGTGCGCTCGTCTCGCAGATCGGCATCCAGCTCGGTCTCACCAACGCCTGGACGGGCAGGACCGATGAGGCGTGGGGCCTCGGCCAGACCGATGTCGAAGGTATGACCGTCCTCAAGGATCCGAACCTGCACCTGTTCTACAACGCCTCCGACGGCACCGACGTGTTCGCCGACGGCCTCGCCGCCAACGCGATCTGGAAGTCGCTGCCCTTCGTCCGGCAGGGCAACCTGCACAAGATGCCCGACGGCATCTGGACCTTCGGTGGTCCGCTCTCCGGCAAGCAGTACATCGACGAGTTCCTCAAGACCTACACGGCATGA
- a CDS encoding iron ABC transporter permease, translating into MTLLTAPARPEQATQPAPGGHPTAPRVVGVFVAVILLLLVVGAVHLTQGTSTVGPLDLLRLVTGTDDEAARVLIASRLPRLLAGLTIGVALGFAGAALQSIARNPLASPDTLAVNAGAHLAIVSIAAFGVSLPALPAGGLAFCGGLAAAGLVMAMSAGGQAGTTRLILAGSATALALGSVTTLLLLLFEQATIGLFAWGNGSLVQSDLTALTQLAPIIVGSAIVLVLLGHRLDILALGDDTATVLGLDVRRTRLVVTVLAVLLSAAAVTLTGPVGFVGLCAPVIVRLLAPVVPGVHRHRILLPLSGIAGVIIVLGSDVLLRAVLGGQAGVDIPTGVVTTLFGATILIWLARRHRDAGPTRRPPGGHAAVRSAAFHRGVVAVTAVLTVCAVAVGMLAGDTFVLLGDLVNWVNGTTGPAYTFVLDQRWPRVAAAVLAGAALAIAGTTVQAVCRNPLAEPGILGITAGAGLGAVALLTFVPLAGVWAVSGVAGLGAMLAFALVYGLAWRGGLSSDRLVLIGFGAWQGGIALITYLIVAFDPWNTGKALTWLSGSTYGRTSTQVLPVLIALLVLTPAVVAARRELDLVTLDDDTPRVLGVRLERTRLVALGAAALLTSTAVSAVGVIGFVGLVAPHAARALVGGRHSRVLPVAALLGAALVSIADTLGRTVIAPAQIPAGLVTAMIGTPYFVWLLWRSRAVAHNTR; encoded by the coding sequence ATGACCCTGCTGACCGCACCCGCACGCCCGGAGCAGGCCACCCAGCCGGCTCCGGGCGGGCACCCGACCGCGCCCCGCGTCGTCGGTGTCTTCGTCGCCGTGATCCTCCTGCTGCTCGTGGTGGGCGCGGTGCACCTCACCCAGGGCACCTCCACCGTCGGACCCCTCGACCTACTGCGGCTCGTCACCGGCACCGACGACGAGGCGGCCCGCGTCCTGATCGCCTCCCGGCTGCCCCGCCTGCTCGCCGGGCTGACCATCGGCGTCGCGCTCGGATTCGCCGGAGCCGCGTTGCAGTCGATCGCCCGCAACCCGCTCGCCTCCCCCGACACCCTCGCGGTCAACGCCGGTGCCCACCTGGCGATCGTCTCGATCGCCGCGTTCGGGGTCTCGCTGCCCGCGCTGCCGGCCGGCGGCCTCGCCTTCTGCGGAGGACTGGCCGCCGCCGGCCTGGTGATGGCGATGTCCGCCGGAGGACAGGCCGGCACCACCCGGCTCATCCTCGCCGGCTCGGCGACCGCGCTGGCGCTCGGGTCGGTGACCACCCTGCTGCTGCTCCTGTTCGAGCAGGCCACCATCGGGCTGTTCGCCTGGGGAAACGGCTCGCTGGTGCAGAGCGACCTGACCGCGCTGACCCAGCTCGCCCCGATCATCGTCGGCTCCGCCATCGTCCTGGTCCTACTCGGGCACCGCCTCGACATCCTCGCCCTCGGCGACGACACCGCCACCGTCCTCGGTCTCGACGTGCGGCGCACCCGACTCGTCGTCACCGTGCTGGCCGTGCTGCTGTCCGCCGCGGCCGTCACCCTCACCGGCCCGGTCGGCTTCGTCGGGCTGTGCGCCCCGGTGATCGTCCGGCTACTCGCCCCTGTGGTGCCCGGGGTGCACCGGCACCGCATCCTGCTGCCGTTGTCCGGCATCGCCGGGGTCATCATCGTGCTCGGCTCCGACGTGCTGCTGCGCGCTGTCCTGGGTGGACAGGCCGGGGTCGACATTCCCACCGGCGTGGTCACCACCCTGTTCGGCGCGACGATCCTCATCTGGCTGGCCCGCCGGCACCGCGACGCGGGGCCCACCCGCCGCCCGCCCGGCGGTCACGCGGCCGTCCGCTCCGCCGCCTTCCACCGCGGCGTCGTCGCCGTCACCGCCGTGCTGACCGTCTGCGCCGTGGCGGTCGGCATGCTCGCCGGTGACACCTTCGTGCTGCTCGGTGACCTGGTCAACTGGGTCAACGGCACCACCGGGCCCGCGTACACGTTCGTGCTGGACCAGCGGTGGCCACGCGTCGCCGCAGCGGTCCTGGCCGGCGCGGCGCTCGCGATCGCCGGCACCACCGTGCAGGCCGTCTGCCGCAACCCGCTGGCCGAACCCGGCATCCTCGGCATCACCGCCGGTGCCGGGCTCGGCGCCGTCGCACTGCTCACCTTCGTGCCGCTGGCCGGTGTGTGGGCCGTCTCCGGCGTCGCCGGACTCGGCGCGATGCTGGCCTTCGCCCTGGTCTACGGCCTGGCCTGGCGCGGCGGCCTGAGCTCGGACCGACTGGTGCTGATCGGCTTCGGCGCCTGGCAGGGCGGCATCGCCCTGATCACGTACCTGATCGTCGCCTTCGACCCGTGGAACACCGGAAAGGCGTTGACCTGGCTGTCCGGCTCCACCTACGGCCGCACGTCCACCCAGGTGCTCCCGGTGCTGATCGCCCTACTGGTGCTCACTCCGGCCGTGGTCGCCGCCCGCCGCGAACTCGACCTGGTGACGCTGGACGACGACACCCCCCGGGTGCTGGGCGTCCGGCTGGAACGCACCCGGCTGGTCGCGCTCGGCGCGGCGGCGCTGCTCACCTCCACCGCGGTCTCGGCCGTCGGGGTCATCGGCTTCGTCGGCCTGGTCGCCCCGCACGCCGCCCGGGCCCTCGTCGGCGGGCGGCACTCCCGGGTGCTCCCGGTGGCCGCCCTGCTCGGCGCGGCGCTGGTCAGCATCGCCGACACCCTCGGCCGGACGGTCATCGCTCCGGCCCAGATCCCCGCCGGCCTGGTCACCGCCATGATCGGCACCCCGTACTTCGTCTGGCTGCTGTGGCGGTCCCGCGCCGTGGCGCACAACACCCGGTAG